In Leptospira perdikensis, a single genomic region encodes these proteins:
- a CDS encoding MFS transporter, which produces MSYAIGQLGWSTLINIIGLHQVYFYLPPAPKPGQECFPDLIEKMAFWGLSTIGIVAAVGRLWDAFTDPIIANSSDRFSSRFGRRIPFLFLGGIPAAVFCWLIFVPPHNFISSANLVWMTGCMLLFYLFLTVYVTPFFALIPELGHTPEERLNLSTYISVTYALGIIVASTEPMIANVLKANFVFDSDLSVQTLVSRQYALGILCVFAAICMYFPVFTIHEKTYCESEASSVPFKEAIILTFKNKNFLYFALSDLCYFLALTILTTGISYYVTVLLELEREFVTQLLTVMLLVSFAFYPVVNAVARKIGKKKTVLFGFYVFLTLFLSIYFIGKDSLPLSPYIQGYLIVAIAAVPIAILGILPNAILADIAELDSLKTGSRREGLFYAGRTFMQKLGQTLAVLIFSSVILLGLNQDTKKNVSPHVTGIIAPSVSESKSEEKKNLGVEAKISKESSICKVEEVEAGGELGVRLTGPLASAFCILAIFLFGKYKEDETLEEIAKIRGN; this is translated from the coding sequence ATGAGTTATGCGATCGGCCAATTGGGTTGGTCCACTCTCATCAACATCATTGGTCTTCACCAAGTTTACTTTTATCTCCCCCCGGCCCCAAAACCTGGCCAGGAATGTTTTCCTGATCTAATCGAAAAAATGGCATTCTGGGGACTTTCCACGATTGGAATTGTTGCCGCTGTAGGTCGTTTGTGGGACGCATTCACTGATCCCATCATTGCCAATTCTTCTGACAGATTTTCCTCACGATTTGGTCGAAGAATTCCTTTTTTGTTCCTTGGTGGTATTCCTGCTGCTGTTTTTTGTTGGTTGATTTTTGTTCCTCCTCACAATTTCATCTCTTCTGCAAACCTTGTTTGGATGACGGGTTGTATGTTACTTTTTTATTTATTTTTAACGGTGTATGTCACACCTTTCTTTGCTCTCATTCCTGAACTCGGACATACACCAGAAGAACGACTGAATCTTTCTACCTATATCTCAGTTACTTATGCATTGGGTATCATTGTGGCATCTACGGAGCCCATGATCGCCAATGTTTTGAAAGCAAACTTTGTTTTTGATTCAGATCTATCCGTTCAAACATTGGTCTCGCGCCAATATGCTTTGGGAATTTTATGTGTGTTTGCCGCGATTTGTATGTATTTCCCCGTATTTACAATCCATGAAAAAACATATTGTGAATCAGAAGCTTCTAGTGTTCCCTTCAAAGAAGCAATTATCCTTACATTCAAAAATAAGAATTTTCTATATTTCGCTTTGTCGGATCTTTGTTACTTCCTAGCCCTTACCATTCTTACAACAGGGATTTCTTATTATGTGACAGTTCTATTAGAATTAGAACGTGAGTTTGTCACACAGTTACTGACTGTGATGTTGCTCGTTTCTTTTGCTTTTTACCCAGTGGTCAATGCGGTCGCACGAAAGATCGGTAAGAAAAAAACGGTTCTATTTGGATTTTATGTTTTTCTAACTTTATTTCTATCTATCTATTTTATCGGAAAAGATAGTTTGCCATTATCACCGTATATTCAAGGTTATTTGATTGTTGCTATTGCCGCTGTTCCCATTGCGATTCTTGGTATCTTACCCAATGCCATTCTTGCCGATATTGCTGAACTTGATTCTTTAAAAACAGGGTCTAGAAGGGAAGGGTTGTTTTATGCCGGAAGAACCTTTATGCAAAAACTGGGACAAACACTGGCTGTTCTTATCTTTAGCTCTGTGATTCTTCTTGGATTGAATCAAGATACAAAGAAAAACGTATCCCCCCATGTAACGGGGATCATTGCTCCTTCTGTGTCAGAATCTAAGTCAGAAGAGAAAAAAAATTTAGGAGTCGAGGCAAAAATAAGTAAGGAATCCTCCATTTGTAAAGTCGAAGAAGTAGAAGCGGGAGGGGAGCTGGGCGTTCGTCTGACTGGTCCTCTGGCCTCGGCATTCTGTATATTGGCTATCTTCCTCTTTGGAAAATACAAAGAAGATGAAACTTTAGAAGAGATTGCAAAGATACGTGGAAATTAA
- a CDS encoding glutamate ligase domain-containing protein yields MQFLDFLHSLQNIEKTRNFNVFKEYTLEGLAKLFQSQSSKHKIHKPIRISVVGTNGKGSTSHYLASLLSILGYKTGLYTSPHLLSPLERFQVFQNGKPQIPKEEDVEAFFRNSVLPDKKEFESLSYFEFLTIFSYLFFSFQKTEFEIWEAGLGGRLDATKLVQADFLVLTKIGMDHSEILGDSKEKICLEKLGILTDVCRGLVAMDPNDEGLKSLIQNFPKNKIPVRILPLDPKPTYLETNFLFAKTALADFVPEKKEQIESISWRNAVRPRGRMEVIGQSPEIVFDPAHNPDAIATTTREFAKSHTSFSLVLGSLPDKDREGILAELVDLPILSLFIWEGEGFGTFPELPEVLGAKTTKVQTEGELLPLFQGSSPVLVLGSFRLYGIVAKLIQNTTNM; encoded by the coding sequence ATGCAATTTTTAGATTTTTTACATAGCCTACAAAATATAGAAAAAACTAGAAACTTCAATGTATTCAAAGAATACACATTGGAAGGATTAGCAAAACTCTTTCAATCTCAGAGTTCCAAACACAAAATTCATAAACCCATTCGAATCAGCGTTGTGGGGACCAATGGGAAAGGTTCCACATCACACTACTTAGCTTCTCTTCTCTCTATTTTGGGATACAAAACAGGACTTTATACCTCACCCCACCTCCTCTCTCCTTTGGAACGATTTCAAGTGTTTCAAAATGGCAAACCACAAATTCCTAAAGAAGAAGATGTTGAGGCCTTCTTTAGGAATTCCGTCCTTCCTGATAAGAAAGAATTTGAATCTCTTTCCTACTTCGAATTTTTAACGATATTTTCTTATCTCTTCTTTTCTTTTCAAAAGACGGAGTTTGAAATTTGGGAAGCGGGACTTGGGGGAAGGCTTGATGCCACAAAACTTGTCCAAGCCGATTTTTTAGTACTTACTAAAATTGGAATGGATCATTCCGAAATCCTAGGTGATTCGAAAGAAAAAATCTGCCTAGAAAAATTGGGAATTCTAACAGATGTTTGCCGGGGTTTAGTTGCGATGGACCCAAATGATGAAGGTCTAAAATCCTTAATCCAAAATTTCCCGAAAAACAAAATCCCTGTTCGGATCCTCCCTCTCGATCCTAAGCCAACGTATTTAGAAACTAACTTTCTTTTTGCAAAGACTGCCCTCGCAGATTTTGTTCCCGAAAAAAAAGAACAAATCGAATCCATCTCCTGGAGGAATGCAGTAAGACCTCGCGGGAGAATGGAAGTCATTGGGCAGTCTCCAGAAATTGTCTTTGATCCTGCCCACAACCCCGATGCGATTGCCACCACAACCCGCGAATTCGCGAAATCCCACACCTCGTTTTCTCTGGTTCTCGGAAGTCTTCCCGACAAAGATCGGGAAGGGATTCTGGCAGAACTAGTAGATCTTCCCATTCTTTCCCTTTTTATTTGGGAGGGAGAAGGGTTTGGAACCTTTCCGGAACTCCCAGAAGTATTAGGAGCCAAAACGACCAAAGTGCAGACTGAAGGGGAACTCCTCCCCCTATTCCAAGGCAGTTCTCCCGTTTTGGTGTTAGGAAGTTTTCGCCTCTATGGAATTGTGGCAAAATTAATACAAAATACAACAAACATGTAA
- the serB gene encoding phosphoserine phosphatase SerB yields MNSLLFISRSPISDSLLSKIFPEVKFEKTIPLSKEISAGKDSPFYLSHAERYGLYCVRISQVESLKRDQVLSIRNQLTNHQIDVLSIGSLLPKNKESLFVFDMDSTVIKEEVIDELARKHGVFEAVATVTKQAMEGGMGFDEALRLRVKHLAGLSKESFKEVYDLLTLNDGMEKVFQFVQTNGSKLGILSGGFSPVLHLFSEKYPVSFYKANGLEEVDGKFTGEIFGEIINREKKEIYLKKYASELSIPREQVVAVGDGANDALMLGAAGIGIGIHAKQGLKDQITNWIDFTDLSALVFLFEDTF; encoded by the coding sequence ATGAATTCACTTCTCTTTATTTCTCGTTCTCCCATTTCTGATTCTCTTCTTTCTAAAATATTTCCTGAAGTAAAGTTTGAAAAGACAATCCCTCTTTCTAAGGAAATATCTGCCGGCAAAGATTCTCCTTTTTACCTTTCCCATGCTGAAAGATATGGATTATACTGTGTAAGGATATCACAAGTCGAATCTCTGAAGAGGGACCAAGTTCTCTCCATTAGGAACCAATTGACAAATCACCAAATTGATGTTTTATCAATAGGATCTTTATTACCTAAAAACAAAGAATCTCTTTTTGTATTTGATATGGATTCTACTGTCATCAAAGAAGAAGTCATTGATGAGTTGGCAAGAAAACATGGAGTATTTGAAGCAGTGGCTACTGTTACTAAACAAGCCATGGAAGGTGGGATGGGTTTTGATGAGGCCCTTCGTTTAAGAGTGAAACATCTCGCAGGACTCTCGAAAGAGAGTTTTAAAGAAGTTTATGATCTATTAACTCTGAATGATGGAATGGAGAAGGTATTTCAATTTGTACAAACAAATGGATCGAAATTAGGAATCCTCAGCGGTGGGTTTAGTCCTGTATTACATTTGTTCTCAGAAAAATACCCTGTCAGTTTTTACAAGGCAAATGGATTGGAAGAAGTTGATGGTAAATTTACTGGAGAGATTTTCGGTGAGATCATCAACAGGGAAAAAAAAGAAATCTATTTAAAAAAGTATGCTTCAGAACTTTCAATTCCTCGGGAGCAAGTGGTTGCTGTGGGGGACGGAGCAAACGATGCTTTGATGCTCGGAGCTGCAGGAATTGGAATTGGAATTCACGCTAAACAAGGGTTAAAAGACCAAATTACTAATTGGATCGATTTTACCGATCTATCGGCTCTAGTCTTTCTCTTTGAGGATACGTTTTAA
- the bioB gene encoding biotin synthase BioB has protein sequence MIAEIQEKTISSAPSLITEVEALEILEGKVPLLSVVARATEERNRYFTNRVRIHILDNIKNGYCPEDCGYCAQRKGGDSGIQEYSLKSPEEIWEDAKRAKDNGAYRFCMVTSGRGPTDKAVDKLAETISKINGELGMKVCLSAGILDAKKARVLKDAGLDRYNHNLNTSESKYNEICSTHTFKDRLTTLEAAKEADIGLCSGIIVGMGEELKDLVQVAFELKRLGVISIPVNFFIPIKGHAIQKSSLTPEFCIRVLSVFRLVNPDSEIRIGAGREGHLGSLQSMALFVANSLFAEGYLNVKGSEMVQTMNLIRDCSMVPEFTEGVPEGWDDYESQALYDEKNFPELYKHKK, from the coding sequence ATGATTGCAGAAATCCAAGAAAAAACAATATCCTCGGCTCCATCCTTAATTACAGAAGTAGAAGCTCTGGAGATTCTAGAAGGAAAAGTCCCTTTGCTTTCAGTTGTCGCTCGTGCAACGGAAGAACGAAATCGTTATTTTACCAATCGTGTTCGCATTCATATACTAGATAATATCAAAAACGGATACTGCCCAGAAGATTGTGGTTATTGTGCCCAAAGGAAAGGCGGAGATTCGGGAATCCAAGAGTATTCTTTGAAATCTCCAGAAGAGATTTGGGAAGATGCCAAACGTGCAAAAGACAATGGTGCTTACCGATTTTGTATGGTAACTTCCGGTCGTGGTCCGACGGATAAGGCTGTCGACAAACTTGCAGAAACAATCTCCAAAATCAACGGAGAGTTAGGAATGAAGGTATGTTTGTCTGCGGGAATTTTAGACGCGAAAAAAGCGAGAGTTCTGAAAGACGCCGGTCTCGACAGATACAATCATAACCTCAACACTTCTGAATCAAAATACAATGAGATCTGTTCGACACATACATTCAAAGACCGACTAACAACTCTAGAGGCGGCAAAAGAAGCTGATATCGGACTTTGTTCTGGAATCATCGTAGGGATGGGTGAGGAACTAAAAGATTTAGTCCAAGTAGCCTTTGAACTCAAACGACTTGGTGTCATTTCGATTCCTGTTAACTTCTTCATTCCCATCAAAGGTCATGCCATCCAGAAGTCGTCACTCACTCCTGAATTTTGTATTCGTGTATTGTCCGTTTTCCGTTTAGTGAACCCAGATTCTGAAATTCGTATTGGTGCGGGAAGAGAAGGTCATTTGGGTTCTTTACAATCCATGGCACTTTTTGTAGCCAATTCATTGTTTGCTGAAGGATACTTGAATGTGAAGGGAAGTGAGATGGTTCAAACGATGAACTTGATTCGTGATTGTTCTATGGTACCTGAGTTTACAGAAGGTGTACCGGAAGGATGGGATGATTACGAATCACAAGCCCTCTACGACGAGAAAAATTTTCCAGAGCTCTACAAACATAAAAAGTAG
- the mutS gene encoding DNA mismatch repair protein MutS encodes MSEHYEALNTPVMRQYMEVKEQHPDGIVFFRMGDFYEMFLDDAKIAAQILDITLTKRQNQIPMAGIPYHATESYISRLIAAGKKVVVCEQTKPEDPKAKIMSREVVRIITPGTVVEDNLLGGYQNNYLSLYYKEKKSVYLAFADVSTSELVYFFFSETETERINDTIKRFSPKEIIFTDEVPPITKESKIILSQIPEDYIPKKKGAGIDTVVHVLDAYLQYNYRKQNFVFQSPRRIDESEYLVLDEQTVSHLELVENPNDKNHTLFGVLNRCITATGKRYLKQRILFPTRDENKIKSHWDKIEILSANKKERFQIKELLGDLIDLERVLTRFRVGKALPRDFRGIDKSLESTTTIKTILDGIGYDFSKLPKELNALSQLFFDTLFEGELPVFLGNSPFLKSGFNKEYDDAILAREKGKDWILELEEKEKKASGISSLKIRYNKILGYFIEISKAQAKEVPKHFLKKQTLVTGERFTSPELEELERAILQADEIIERIEKEKFDELVAHCISLYEEFLTLSNEVASLDYHLSLTETKEEYQWTRPEIRNDGILNYSESRHPVVETFLPIGERFVPNSLELNPKDNAIAVLTGPNMAGKSTFMRQIAINQILFQMGSYVPAKKASLAVVDRIFTRIGSGDNLTKGESTFFVEMKETATILNQFSENSLILFDEVGRGTSTYDGLSIAWAILEFLTIKFPKPKTIFATHYHELTELEKGNGIFNLYLDTFEKEGEILFLKKVKRGKSKQSFGIYVAKLAGIPESVSDRAKEILSGLESKKREIKIKNEEPSLFAGLIDNSMSNMSPNEEKVLKRLKQIDPNQIPPLEALSILDELKRILKEKD; translated from the coding sequence ATGTCCGAACATTATGAAGCATTAAATACTCCTGTGATGCGCCAATATATGGAAGTTAAGGAACAACATCCCGATGGGATTGTATTCTTTCGTATGGGTGATTTTTATGAAATGTTTTTGGACGATGCAAAAATTGCCGCACAAATTTTAGACATCACACTTACCAAAAGACAAAACCAAATTCCAATGGCGGGAATTCCTTACCACGCTACTGAAAGTTATATATCAAGGTTGATTGCTGCCGGAAAAAAAGTTGTGGTTTGTGAACAAACAAAACCGGAAGATCCAAAAGCAAAAATCATGTCGAGGGAAGTGGTGAGAATCATCACTCCGGGTACTGTAGTCGAAGACAATTTACTCGGTGGATACCAAAACAATTATTTATCTTTGTATTATAAAGAAAAAAAATCCGTTTACTTAGCCTTTGCTGATGTCTCCACATCGGAACTAGTTTATTTCTTTTTTTCTGAAACCGAAACAGAACGAATCAACGATACCATCAAACGATTTTCGCCAAAAGAAATTATATTCACAGACGAAGTTCCCCCAATAACCAAAGAATCAAAAATCATTCTTTCGCAGATTCCAGAAGATTATATTCCCAAAAAAAAGGGAGCAGGAATTGATACAGTAGTCCACGTATTAGATGCTTACCTCCAATACAACTATCGGAAACAAAATTTTGTATTCCAATCGCCAAGGCGAATTGATGAGAGTGAATATCTGGTGTTAGATGAACAGACAGTCTCTCACTTGGAACTCGTTGAAAATCCCAATGACAAAAATCATACCTTATTTGGAGTGCTTAATCGCTGTATCACTGCTACAGGCAAACGCTATCTCAAACAAAGAATATTATTTCCTACCCGAGATGAAAATAAAATCAAATCCCATTGGGACAAAATAGAAATACTATCTGCCAACAAAAAAGAAAGATTTCAAATCAAAGAATTATTAGGTGATCTTATCGACTTGGAACGAGTGCTCACTCGGTTTCGAGTAGGAAAAGCGCTACCCCGTGACTTTCGCGGGATCGATAAAAGTTTAGAATCAACAACAACCATTAAAACCATATTGGATGGAATTGGTTATGATTTTTCCAAACTTCCCAAAGAACTAAACGCCTTGTCTCAGTTATTTTTTGATACCCTATTTGAAGGGGAACTCCCCGTATTTCTCGGAAACTCTCCATTTTTAAAATCAGGATTCAATAAAGAATACGATGATGCTATCCTCGCTCGCGAAAAAGGGAAAGATTGGATTTTGGAATTGGAAGAGAAGGAAAAAAAGGCGTCAGGCATTTCCTCTTTAAAGATTCGTTACAATAAAATCCTCGGATACTTTATTGAAATCTCCAAAGCACAGGCCAAAGAAGTTCCTAAACATTTCTTGAAAAAACAAACTTTGGTCACAGGTGAGAGATTCACTTCACCTGAATTAGAGGAATTAGAAAGAGCCATTTTACAAGCAGATGAAATCATAGAAAGAATTGAAAAAGAAAAGTTTGATGAACTAGTAGCACATTGTATTTCTCTTTATGAAGAATTCTTAACTCTCTCGAATGAAGTGGCTTCTTTAGACTACCATCTATCACTTACGGAAACCAAAGAAGAATACCAGTGGACAAGGCCAGAGATCCGTAATGATGGAATTCTAAACTATTCTGAATCTCGCCATCCTGTTGTAGAAACATTTTTACCTATTGGTGAACGTTTTGTACCTAATAGTTTAGAACTAAATCCCAAAGATAACGCCATAGCAGTGTTAACCGGTCCCAATATGGCTGGTAAATCCACCTTTATGCGCCAAATTGCCATCAATCAGATTCTATTCCAAATGGGCTCTTATGTTCCTGCAAAAAAAGCATCCCTAGCCGTTGTAGATCGGATTTTCACTCGGATTGGTTCAGGAGATAATCTTACCAAGGGTGAATCTACTTTTTTTGTAGAGATGAAAGAGACGGCAACCATCCTCAATCAGTTTTCCGAAAACAGTCTCATTCTCTTTGACGAAGTGGGCCGGGGAACATCCACCTATGATGGGTTATCCATTGCTTGGGCCATTTTAGAATTTTTAACTATCAAATTTCCCAAACCAAAAACCATCTTTGCCACTCATTATCATGAATTGACAGAACTCGAAAAAGGAAATGGGATTTTTAATTTGTATTTGGATACTTTTGAAAAAGAAGGAGAAATCCTATTCCTTAAAAAAGTCAAACGAGGAAAATCAAAACAATCCTTTGGAATCTATGTAGCAAAACTTGCAGGGATTCCCGAATCTGTTTCGGATCGAGCCAAAGAAATCCTTTCCGGTTTGGAATCCAAAAAAAGGGAAATTAAAATCAAAAATGAAGAACCGAGTTTGTTTGCGGGCTTAATAGATAATAGTATGTCCAACATGTCACCAAATGAAGAAAAGGTTTTGAAACGATTGAAACAAATTGATCCCAACCAAATTCCACCTCTAGAAGCCTTGTCTATTTTAGATGAATTAAAACGTATCCTCAAAGAGAAAGACTAG
- a CDS encoding shikimate dehydrogenase family protein — protein sequence MYSKHTEIFGILGYPLGHTLSPWIHNTLFQLSGYDGVYLVFENQSWKEIGLRPLIDLGVKGVSVTIPFKEWAYSQANIVCNASKTMGSSNTLLFRNEIQAVNTDGTGAVLSITKSNSKLLDPGIEKQILLLGSGGSAKGILFEIAETLKNNARDKKIQRKIKLLARNEFATKEICDSLGNPDWITITTHEECMKEAENYDLIIHTTPVGMKGYGGEPLLDSHFFTKKHTLFDIVYNPLETDLVKQAKKKKAEIIPGYHMLLYQGIRQFELFTNSKAKTKWIQKVESLLLKQLKTRV from the coding sequence TTGTATTCAAAACACACCGAGATATTTGGGATCTTGGGATATCCCTTAGGCCATACCCTTTCCCCTTGGATTCATAACACTCTCTTCCAACTCTCTGGATATGATGGAGTGTATCTGGTATTTGAAAATCAAAGTTGGAAGGAGATAGGATTACGTCCCCTGATTGATTTGGGCGTAAAGGGTGTTTCTGTTACCATTCCATTCAAAGAATGGGCCTATTCACAAGCGAACATTGTTTGTAACGCATCGAAAACCATGGGTTCTTCCAATACCTTGCTGTTTCGCAACGAAATCCAAGCGGTAAACACTGATGGAACGGGAGCTGTCCTTTCGATTACTAAATCCAATTCCAAACTGTTAGATCCTGGAATCGAAAAACAAATTTTGTTACTCGGAAGTGGAGGAAGCGCCAAAGGAATCCTATTTGAAATTGCAGAGACTCTTAAAAATAACGCTCGTGACAAAAAGATCCAAAGAAAGATCAAACTTCTCGCAAGGAATGAATTCGCAACAAAAGAGATTTGTGATTCGTTAGGAAATCCTGATTGGATAACGATCACCACACACGAGGAATGTATGAAAGAAGCAGAGAATTATGATCTCATCATTCACACAACTCCTGTCGGTATGAAGGGATATGGTGGTGAACCATTACTCGATTCTCATTTTTTCACCAAAAAACATACGTTATTCGACATTGTTTACAATCCTTTGGAAACTGATTTGGTAAAACAAGCAAAGAAAAAAAAAGCGGAGATCATTCCTGGTTATCATATGTTACTTTACCAAGGAATTAGACAATTTGAACTTTTTACAAACTCAAAAGCCAAAACAAAATGGATTCAAAAAGTGGAATCTCTACTTTTAAAACAGCTGAAAACTAGAGTTTAA
- a CDS encoding GDSL-type esterase/lipase family protein has product MVFALVSGVTDCKSSSKRDYFDTSFQCFAEPGWRDDSNFKKYIEKAWLPTRLLYAEDNSKIKKTDIVFAGDSLVHLFLPDLMTKEFPGQSVTNRGIGGDMTETLLTRMEEDVLVLHPEKVVIEIGGNDFIQGKCLSLVQNNLLSIIQKIHSRNRNTKIFLLAVPPTRVKELNQIVPVFNLFLNQVARTTTNVEYIEVWDSMRKIDSPTLRDEFIRPNGDSLHFNEKGYELWGKKLRPYLQK; this is encoded by the coding sequence ATGGTTTTTGCCCTGGTTTCGGGTGTTACCGATTGTAAATCATCCTCGAAACGAGACTATTTCGATACCAGTTTTCAATGTTTTGCAGAGCCAGGGTGGCGAGACGACTCCAACTTTAAAAAGTATATAGAGAAGGCTTGGCTCCCCACACGGCTGTTATACGCAGAAGATAATTCAAAAATCAAAAAAACGGACATTGTGTTTGCCGGTGATAGTTTGGTACATTTATTTTTACCAGACTTAATGACCAAAGAATTTCCGGGCCAATCCGTTACCAATCGCGGGATTGGTGGAGATATGACAGAAACTCTCCTTACAAGAATGGAGGAAGATGTTCTTGTCCTTCATCCGGAAAAGGTGGTGATCGAAATTGGTGGTAACGATTTCATCCAAGGAAAGTGTTTGAGTTTGGTTCAAAACAATCTACTTTCCATCATACAAAAAATTCATTCTCGTAACAGAAATACAAAGATCTTTCTACTTGCCGTTCCACCCACAAGAGTGAAGGAACTAAACCAAATTGTTCCTGTATTCAATTTGTTTTTGAATCAAGTAGCAAGGACTACGACTAATGTGGAATACATTGAAGTCTGGGATAGTATGAGAAAAATAGATTCTCCCACTCTTCGTGATGAATTTATTCGTCCCAATGGGGACAGCCTCCATTTTAATGAAAAAGGATATGAACTTTGGGGTAAAAAACTCAGACCCTATTTACAAAAGTAA
- a CDS encoding phosphoribosylanthranilate isomerase, with protein sequence MGTGYKIKICGIKDLATLELCVDLRVDFVGLNFSPRSPRSISAETAESLLTLKSKPGFPKLVFLFFENSVSEIQNLTTRFQPDLVQLIRGDQFLTKEIWETLTEKKSLLPAIRIQEKVVSDEDLEPKSDLVILDSYNKDLGGGTGHSFPWEYVTSVKRPFLLAGGITPENVKVALETVHPYGIDVASGVETNGKKDPKKIQELVQNVRTL encoded by the coding sequence ATGGGAACCGGATACAAAATTAAAATCTGCGGAATCAAAGACCTGGCCACACTAGAACTTTGTGTGGATCTCCGGGTCGATTTTGTAGGCCTCAATTTTTCACCACGTTCCCCACGTTCTATCAGTGCAGAGACAGCAGAATCTCTACTCACACTCAAATCCAAACCCGGATTCCCCAAACTTGTATTTTTATTTTTTGAAAACTCTGTTTCCGAAATCCAAAATTTAACCACACGTTTCCAACCAGACCTTGTCCAACTCATTCGTGGAGATCAATTCCTTACAAAAGAAATCTGGGAAACCCTGACAGAAAAAAAATCCCTCCTACCTGCCATTCGAATCCAAGAGAAGGTAGTTTCGGACGAGGACTTAGAACCAAAATCCGATTTGGTGATTTTAGATAGTTATAATAAAGATTTGGGTGGCGGGACTGGGCATAGTTTCCCTTGGGAATATGTAACATCCGTAAAACGACCATTTCTTCTAGCAGGTGGTATCACTCCAGAAAACGTAAAAGTTGCATTAGAAACCGTACATCCTTACGGAATTGATGTGGCCAGTGGAGTGGAAACCAACGGCAAAAAAGATCCAAAGAAAATACAAGAATTGGTACAAAATGTCCGAACATTATGA
- a CDS encoding TetR/AcrR family transcriptional regulator yields the protein MQTPKEHTRKEILQAARDEFIQLGFEKASMRTIAKKAKVSTSNIYNYFENKEHLLTEILQPVLSGMEKAFAYVSHPDYFEKRFNDSYDAWKERFHIALEYVDSNRDDFILLLTKSQGSHLEEFPDTVLTRLTKINFEQYTSFKEKTPSYKGEVSEFVVRNILSFFLNIFVQMVRQGISKEDMLFYQDSFLKFLHYGYKGSIASDLS from the coding sequence ATGCAAACGCCCAAAGAACATACACGAAAAGAAATCTTACAAGCGGCTCGGGATGAATTCATTCAACTCGGATTTGAGAAGGCTAGTATGCGAACCATTGCAAAAAAAGCAAAGGTCTCCACGAGTAATATTTACAATTACTTTGAAAACAAAGAACACCTTCTAACAGAGATTTTACAACCAGTTCTTTCTGGAATGGAAAAAGCCTTCGCTTATGTTTCACATCCAGATTATTTTGAAAAAAGGTTTAACGACAGTTATGATGCTTGGAAAGAACGTTTCCACATTGCTTTAGAATATGTAGACTCCAATCGAGATGACTTTATCCTTTTGTTAACCAAATCACAAGGTTCTCATCTGGAAGAGTTTCCTGATACAGTTCTCACTCGCCTCACAAAAATCAATTTCGAACAATATACATCTTTCAAAGAAAAAACACCAAGTTACAAAGGAGAAGTGAGTGAGTTTGTTGTCAGGAACATACTTTCCTTTTTTCTGAATATCTTTGTCCAAATGGTAAGACAAGGAATTTCTAAAGAAGATATGTTATTCTATCAGGATAGTTTCCTTAAATTTTTACACTACGGATACAAAGGATCGATTGCCTCTGATTTGAGTTGA